Proteins from a genomic interval of Actinoalloteichus hymeniacidonis:
- a CDS encoding MFS transporter: MPEMTMAALRRTRVAVAVLFFINAFAYANIVARFPQLKDHLELSNSAFGLGIAAMPAGALVAGLLAGPLSTRLGSGRLAVLAGVLLGVVVPTASLADLWLGFAATMFVLGAADSVMDAASNAHGIRVQRRYGRSVLNSFHGVWSLGAVCGGVAGSAAAGLGIPLGVHLIAIGIAVAVLAVSCLPLLLPGGEDSELAADRPQAGTPTTDATERDRTETGHVRRVLGLLGLVMMAACAVEDTPASWGAVLLRDSYAAPAALAGAAYVAFQGSMMVGRLLGDRMTDRFGHLRVGQAGGLLIAVPMAIALPIGSVPVLIVAFALAGLGTATLFPSAIHAAGSIPGIPSANAIAIVSWFARVGFLLMPPLIGMLADAVSLPTAMAVLPVFGLFLAWQSRIFDPVRLRRTVGD, translated from the coding sequence ATGCCCGAGATGACGATGGCGGCGCTGCGACGTACGCGAGTCGCGGTGGCGGTGCTGTTCTTCATCAACGCCTTCGCCTACGCCAACATCGTGGCGCGATTCCCGCAGCTCAAGGACCATCTCGAGCTGAGCAACAGCGCCTTCGGCCTCGGGATCGCGGCGATGCCCGCCGGAGCGCTGGTCGCAGGCCTGCTGGCCGGGCCGTTATCCACCCGGCTCGGCAGCGGCAGGCTCGCGGTGCTCGCAGGCGTCCTGCTGGGCGTCGTCGTGCCCACCGCGTCGCTGGCCGACCTCTGGTTGGGCTTCGCCGCGACCATGTTCGTCCTGGGCGCCGCCGATTCCGTGATGGACGCGGCCAGCAACGCGCACGGAATCCGGGTGCAGCGCCGATACGGCCGCTCGGTGCTCAACAGCTTCCACGGCGTGTGGAGCCTCGGCGCGGTCTGCGGGGGAGTCGCGGGCAGTGCGGCCGCCGGGCTGGGTATCCCGTTGGGGGTGCATCTCATCGCGATCGGGATCGCGGTCGCCGTGTTGGCCGTGAGCTGCCTTCCCCTGCTGCTGCCGGGGGGCGAGGACAGTGAACTGGCTGCGGACCGGCCGCAGGCGGGCACCCCGACGACCGACGCGACCGAGCGGGACCGCACCGAGACCGGACATGTTCGTCGCGTCCTCGGTCTGCTCGGCCTGGTGATGATGGCGGCCTGTGCGGTGGAGGACACCCCGGCGTCCTGGGGAGCGGTGCTGCTGCGCGACTCCTACGCCGCTCCGGCCGCGTTGGCGGGTGCCGCGTATGTCGCGTTCCAGGGCTCGATGATGGTCGGCCGTCTACTGGGCGACCGGATGACCGACCGGTTCGGACACCTGCGGGTCGGGCAGGCAGGCGGTCTGCTGATTGCCGTTCCGATGGCGATCGCGCTGCCCATCGGCTCGGTGCCGGTGCTGATCGTGGCCTTCGCCTTGGCCGGGCTGGGGACTGCGACGCTCTTCCCCTCCGCGATCCACGCGGCCGGGAGCATCCCGGGGATCCCTAGCGCCAATGCCATCGCGATCGTCTCCTGGTTCGCGCGGGTCGGCTTCCTGCTGATGCCACCGCTGATCGGCATGCTCGCCGACGCGGTGAGCCTGCCGACCGCGATGGCCGTGCTACCGGTGTTCGGGCTGTTCCTGGCGTGGCAGTCGCGGATCTTCGACCCCGTCCGCCTGCGCCGGACCGTCGGCGACTGA
- the hrpA gene encoding ATP-dependent RNA helicase HrpA has product MRTSSVTSPLAELSARLPELMLRDQHRIARRLDGMRRNRKSGGPAREEALASISAEIDSAALRIERRRAAVPKIKYPAELPVGQRKDEILEAIRDHQVVILAGETGSGKTTQLPKICLELGRGVHGLIGHTQPRRLAARTVAERIAEELHTELGQAVGYAVRFTDRVGEDTLVKLMTDGILLAEIQRDRMLRQYDTIIIDEAHERSLNIDFLLGYLKELLPRRPDLKVIITSATIDPERFSRHFGDAPMIEVSGRTYPVEVRYRPIVTDEVERDQVQAICDAVDELAGEAPGDVLVFLSGEREIRDTADALVKQDLRNTEVVPLYARLSAREQHRVFQPHTGRRIVLATNVAETSLTVPGIKYVIDPGTARISRYSLRTKVQRLPIEAISQASANQRSGRCGRLSAGVCIRLYSEQDYLARPEFTDPEILRTHLASVILQMSALGLGDVAAFPFVDPPDRRNISDGVQLLHELGALNPDEPDLRKRLTPLGRSLAQLPVDPRLGRMVLEAQRNGCLHEVMVIAAALSIQDPRERPEDKQQAAAEQHARFVDKNSDFISYLNLWEYLQEQQKESSSSRFRRMCRAEYLNYLRVREWQDVYGQLRQVARTLGSAPGDDRTDPDRVHQSLLAGLLSQVGLKDTDKNEYLGARNAKFAVFPGSALFKKPPRWVMAAELVETSRLWGRIAGRVEPEWIEKAAGHLVRRSYSEPHWEKKQAAVIAFERVTLYGIPLVAGRKVNFGRIDPETSRDLFIRHALVEGDWETRHRFFHENRELLAEVEDLEHRARRRDIMVDDETLFEFYDQRIPADVVSGRHFDSWWKKARHDDPALLTFEKSMLVNDQAAGIGEADYPDVWSQGDLRLRLTYQFEPGTDADGVTVHIPLAVLNQVTETGFDWQIPGLRAELVESLLRSLPKTLRRHVVPVPDCAAALLHRMTPGSAPLLDAVEDGLRRQVGIVVPRDAWQLDRIPDHLRITFRIVDERQQRLAEGRDLARLRDELRPRLRETLTASAQGVEKTGLRDWTIGDLTKTHRRKQGGYLVTSYPALVDEGDDVAVRLFDSEAEQRHAMWAGTRRLVLLGAPAPIKLIQGRLSNQTKLALTHNPHGGVGALLADCASCAADRLIVKHGGPAWTSEKFATLRTQVRAELPPLMTDVVTKVEAILTEWRSVELRFKEVARHAPAASTADIRTQLGDLVFPGFVTSVGYQRLPHVLRYLRGIDRRLEKLPENPGRDQDWTAKVAAVTQAYQRLADRVPSTVTPSKGLREVRWAIEELRLSYFAQNIKTAFPISDKRIMKALEQLES; this is encoded by the coding sequence ATGAGAACGTCGTCTGTGACCTCGCCGCTTGCCGAGCTGTCGGCACGCCTCCCCGAACTGATGCTCCGTGATCAACACCGCATCGCGCGGCGGTTGGACGGAATGCGCCGAAACCGCAAATCCGGTGGCCCCGCCCGCGAGGAGGCGCTCGCTTCGATCAGCGCCGAGATCGATTCCGCCGCACTGCGCATCGAGCGACGTCGGGCCGCCGTGCCGAAGATCAAGTATCCGGCCGAGCTGCCCGTCGGACAACGCAAGGACGAGATCCTCGAGGCCATCCGCGACCACCAGGTCGTGATCCTCGCGGGCGAGACCGGCTCGGGAAAGACCACGCAGCTGCCCAAGATCTGCCTCGAACTCGGCCGTGGCGTGCACGGGTTGATCGGGCACACCCAGCCCAGACGACTGGCCGCCCGCACCGTGGCCGAACGCATCGCGGAGGAGCTGCACACCGAGCTGGGCCAGGCGGTGGGTTACGCGGTGCGCTTCACCGATCGGGTCGGCGAGGACACCCTGGTCAAGCTGATGACCGATGGCATCCTGCTGGCGGAGATCCAGCGGGACCGGATGCTGCGTCAGTACGACACGATCATCATCGACGAGGCGCACGAGCGCAGCCTCAACATCGACTTCCTGCTCGGCTATCTCAAGGAACTGCTGCCGCGCAGACCCGATCTCAAAGTGATCATCACCTCCGCGACGATCGACCCCGAGCGGTTCTCCCGGCACTTCGGCGACGCGCCGATGATCGAGGTGTCCGGCCGGACCTATCCGGTGGAGGTCCGGTACCGGCCGATCGTGACCGACGAGGTCGAGCGAGATCAGGTCCAGGCGATCTGTGACGCGGTGGACGAACTGGCAGGCGAGGCACCGGGCGACGTCCTGGTGTTCCTCAGCGGTGAGCGGGAGATCCGTGACACCGCCGACGCGCTGGTGAAGCAGGACCTCCGCAACACCGAGGTGGTCCCGCTCTACGCCCGACTCTCGGCGCGCGAGCAACATCGGGTGTTCCAACCGCATACCGGACGGCGCATCGTGTTGGCGACCAACGTCGCCGAGACCTCGCTGACCGTGCCGGGGATCAAGTACGTGATCGACCCGGGCACGGCGCGGATCTCGCGGTACAGCCTGCGCACCAAGGTTCAGCGGCTGCCCATCGAGGCCATCTCACAGGCATCGGCCAATCAGCGCTCCGGCCGCTGCGGCAGGCTCTCCGCAGGCGTGTGCATCCGGCTCTACTCCGAGCAGGACTACCTCGCGCGGCCGGAGTTCACCGACCCGGAGATCCTGCGTACCCATCTGGCCTCGGTGATCCTGCAGATGAGCGCACTGGGGCTCGGCGACGTCGCGGCCTTCCCGTTCGTCGACCCGCCGGATCGACGCAACATCTCCGATGGCGTTCAGCTGCTCCATGAGTTGGGCGCGTTGAACCCCGACGAGCCCGATCTGCGCAAGCGACTGACCCCGCTCGGCCGCAGCCTGGCGCAGCTGCCCGTCGACCCGAGATTGGGTCGCATGGTGCTGGAGGCCCAGCGCAACGGCTGTCTCCACGAGGTCATGGTGATCGCCGCCGCGCTCTCCATCCAGGATCCGAGAGAACGGCCGGAGGACAAGCAGCAGGCCGCCGCCGAGCAGCACGCCCGGTTCGTGGACAAGAACTCCGACTTCATCTCCTATCTGAACCTGTGGGAGTACCTGCAGGAGCAGCAGAAGGAGTCCTCCTCCAGTCGGTTCCGCCGGATGTGTCGTGCCGAGTACCTGAACTATCTGCGGGTCCGCGAGTGGCAGGACGTCTACGGACAGCTGCGGCAGGTGGCCAGGACCCTCGGTTCGGCGCCCGGCGATGACCGCACCGATCCCGATCGGGTGCATCAGTCGCTCCTGGCGGGGTTGCTCTCGCAGGTCGGCCTCAAGGACACCGACAAGAACGAGTACCTGGGTGCTCGCAATGCGAAGTTCGCGGTCTTCCCGGGGTCGGCGCTGTTCAAGAAGCCGCCCCGGTGGGTGATGGCCGCCGAGTTGGTCGAGACGTCCCGGTTGTGGGGCCGCATCGCGGGCCGCGTGGAACCGGAGTGGATCGAGAAGGCGGCGGGACACCTGGTCCGGCGCAGCTACAGCGAGCCGCACTGGGAGAAGAAGCAGGCGGCGGTCATCGCGTTCGAACGCGTGACGCTGTACGGCATCCCGCTGGTGGCGGGTCGCAAGGTGAACTTCGGACGCATCGACCCGGAGACCTCGCGTGACCTCTTCATCCGACATGCGTTGGTGGAGGGTGACTGGGAGACCCGACATCGGTTCTTCCACGAGAACCGCGAGCTGCTCGCCGAGGTCGAGGACCTGGAGCATCGGGCGCGCAGGCGCGACATCATGGTCGACGACGAGACACTGTTCGAGTTCTACGATCAGCGCATTCCGGCCGACGTGGTCTCCGGTCGACATTTCGACAGCTGGTGGAAGAAGGCCAGGCACGACGATCCGGCTCTGTTGACCTTCGAGAAGTCGATGCTGGTCAACGACCAGGCGGCGGGGATCGGCGAGGCCGACTACCCGGACGTCTGGTCGCAGGGTGACCTTCGGCTGCGGCTGACCTATCAGTTCGAGCCGGGCACCGACGCCGACGGCGTGACCGTGCACATCCCGCTGGCCGTGCTCAACCAGGTCACCGAGACCGGCTTCGACTGGCAGATCCCCGGTTTGCGGGCGGAGCTGGTGGAGTCGCTGCTGCGTTCGTTGCCCAAGACCCTGCGTCGACATGTCGTCCCGGTCCCGGATTGCGCCGCGGCGCTGCTGCACCGGATGACCCCGGGCTCGGCACCGCTGTTGGACGCGGTGGAGGACGGGTTGCGCCGTCAGGTCGGCATCGTGGTGCCGCGCGATGCCTGGCAACTCGATCGGATTCCCGACCATCTGCGCATCACCTTTCGCATCGTGGACGAGCGGCAGCAGCGGCTCGCCGAAGGCCGCGATCTGGCCCGGCTGCGTGACGAGCTGCGGCCCCGACTGCGCGAGACCCTCACGGCATCGGCGCAGGGGGTGGAGAAGACCGGGCTGCGGGACTGGACCATCGGGGACCTGACCAAGACTCACCGCCGGAAACAGGGCGGCTACCTGGTCACCTCTTACCCTGCGCTGGTCGACGAGGGCGACGACGTGGCGGTCCGGCTGTTCGATTCGGAGGCGGAGCAGCGCCACGCGATGTGGGCGGGAACGCGCAGGCTGGTGCTGTTGGGCGCCCCGGCGCCCATCAAGCTGATCCAGGGCAGGCTGAGCAACCAGACCAAGTTGGCGCTGACCCACAACCCGCACGGCGGGGTGGGTGCCCTGCTGGCCGACTGCGCGTCCTGTGCCGCCGATCGGTTGATCGTCAAACACGGCGGTCCGGCGTGGACGAGCGAGAAGTTCGCCACGCTGCGGACCCAGGTGCGGGCCGAGCTGCCGCCGCTGATGACGGACGTGGTGACGAAGGTGGAGGCCATCCTCACCGAGTGGCGCTCGGTGGAGCTGCGGTTCAAGGAGGTGGCCCGGCATGCTCCGGCCGCGTCCACCGCCGATATCCGCACCCAGCTCGGTGATCTGGTGTTCCCCGGTTTCGTCACCTCGGTCGGCTACCAACGGCTGCCACACGTGCTGCGTTACCTGCGGGGTATCGATCGGCGCTTGGAGAAGTTGCCGGAGAACCCCGGCCGCGATCAGGACTGGACGGCGAAGGTCGCCGCGGTCACACAGGCCTATCAGCGCCTCGCCGACCGGGTGCCCTCGACGGTCACGCCGAGCAAGGGCCTTCGCGAGGTGCGGTGGGCCATCGAGGAACTGCGCTTGAGCTACTTCGCCCAGAACATCAAGACCGCGTTCCCCATCTCGGACAAGCGGATCATGAAGGCTCTGGAGCAGCTGGAGAGCTGA
- a CDS encoding ATP-binding cassette domain-containing protein yields the protein MRLDGVRLGYRRNAEVLRGVDLELPAGRIVVLLGDNGAGKSTLLRVAAGITRPTGGRIVDRPASVGYVPDRFPARLRLSSIDYLRHLAALRGAPAAPADRRHREFLTELGFTGDPEASMSTLSKGNAQKVALTQAMADPVGLLILDEPWSGLDHTARQTLSVRLGALAATGVAVLLTDHTSTAIGLPGAVAVRLRDGIVVEEPTRRAPTAWMHVELDCPIDPAALTTGLPADVIPTVPADNPPGAAPEAERPSSANHAIRVAADFCDALLLRALQSGCSVRAVRTAGSGSGGPSDSAAWSEARTHRA from the coding sequence ATGCGCCTGGACGGTGTACGGCTCGGCTACCGCCGCAACGCCGAGGTACTGCGCGGCGTGGATCTGGAGCTGCCCGCCGGACGCATCGTGGTGTTACTCGGCGACAACGGGGCTGGGAAGTCGACCCTGCTCCGCGTCGCGGCAGGCATCACCCGGCCCACCGGAGGTCGGATCGTGGACCGGCCCGCCTCGGTGGGGTACGTGCCCGACCGTTTCCCGGCCCGGCTCCGGCTCTCCAGCATCGACTACCTGCGGCATCTCGCCGCGCTGCGTGGGGCGCCCGCAGCACCGGCCGATCGGCGGCATCGCGAGTTCCTCACCGAACTGGGCTTCACCGGCGACCCGGAGGCGTCGATGTCGACCCTGTCCAAGGGCAACGCCCAGAAGGTGGCCCTCACCCAGGCCATGGCCGACCCGGTCGGACTGCTGATCCTCGACGAGCCGTGGTCCGGGCTCGACCACACCGCCCGGCAGACACTGAGCGTGCGACTGGGCGCCCTGGCGGCGACCGGCGTGGCGGTCCTGCTGACCGACCACACCTCGACGGCGATCGGCCTGCCCGGCGCGGTCGCGGTACGACTGCGGGACGGAATCGTGGTCGAGGAACCGACTCGGCGGGCCCCGACGGCGTGGATGCACGTCGAACTCGACTGTCCGATCGACCCCGCCGCACTGACGACGGGTCTGCCCGCCGACGTGATCCCCACGGTGCCCGCCGACAACCCGCCCGGAGCCGCACCGGAGGCGGAGCGGCCATCGAGCGCGAACCACGCGATCCGGGTGGCGGCGGACTTCTGCGACGCCCTATTGCTGCGAGCCCTCCAGTCGGGGTGCTCGGTGCGCGCCGTCCGTACCGCCGGATCGGGGTCCGGCGGACCGAGCGACTCGGCCGCGTGGTCGGAAGCGAGGACACACCGGGCATGA
- a CDS encoding nuclear transport factor 2 family protein: protein MTIDQNKTSAKKLVEGLGTNGSPDAFDLLHEKAVWTVMADAATFPVSGDMSKPAFIEHMKRFHDSLPDGIHMSVISVIADEANASVEARSHAALVNGKSLNQVYHFVFELADGKIIAAREYIDTARALSAFSG, encoded by the coding sequence ATGACGATCGACCAGAATAAGACTTCCGCCAAAAAACTAGTCGAAGGCCTAGGAACGAACGGGAGTCCGGACGCCTTCGACCTGCTTCACGAGAAAGCAGTGTGGACCGTCATGGCTGACGCTGCCACTTTCCCGGTCTCCGGAGATATGTCAAAGCCCGCGTTCATCGAACACATGAAGAGGTTCCACGACTCGCTTCCTGATGGCATACACATGTCGGTGATCAGCGTGATTGCAGATGAAGCCAATGCGTCGGTGGAGGCGAGGTCGCACGCAGCCCTCGTTAACGGGAAGAGCCTCAATCAGGTATATCACTTCGTATTCGAATTAGCAGACGGTAAGATTATCGCAGCACGCGAATACATCGACACGGCCCGTGCCCTCTCCGCGTTTTCCGGGTGA
- a CDS encoding PucR family transcriptional regulator has translation MPSPAADSVEQTTRSLAQTRLADVPALTERLLAAIFTDDPDWTTDYSPVPPDDLRDGCRRYLGQVLRVLCGEDETPEDDVATAIGRDRAEQGVPLAVMLRTFRLGGRIVWEALVEQAQIDGAAPEVMLRVATSMWTVIDELSSRLSTSYRQTELERLRSDEQRRHALVEGLLNGRAQDAGFAQRTAKELDLPIGGRYLVIVAEASADGGFALKGQQQTLDALHLRSVWQVRADTLVGLVALERRDEALALEKLRPLATGRVAASPAVVGLAELGTGHQLALTALGTAPHGESGLISLAERFPEALLVQAPDLARRLVDSQLGPVLELPERERDMLLGTLACWLEQECSAANAAIRLHCHRNTVLNRLQRISTLIGRSLNGHRAHLTLSLALSALALSGPEE, from the coding sequence GTGCCTTCCCCCGCAGCCGACTCTGTGGAGCAGACCACCCGCTCGCTGGCCCAGACCCGGCTCGCCGACGTCCCGGCCCTCACCGAGCGGCTGCTCGCGGCGATCTTCACCGATGATCCCGATTGGACGACCGACTACAGCCCGGTCCCGCCCGACGACCTGCGGGACGGCTGCCGCCGTTACCTGGGGCAGGTGTTGCGGGTGTTGTGCGGCGAGGACGAGACACCCGAGGACGACGTGGCCACGGCCATCGGTCGGGACCGCGCCGAACAGGGAGTACCGCTCGCGGTGATGCTGCGGACCTTCCGTCTGGGCGGTCGGATCGTCTGGGAGGCGTTGGTCGAGCAGGCGCAGATAGACGGGGCCGCCCCGGAGGTGATGTTGCGGGTGGCGACCTCGATGTGGACCGTCATCGACGAGTTGTCCTCGCGGCTGTCGACGTCCTATCGCCAGACCGAGTTGGAGCGGTTGCGCAGCGACGAACAGCGCAGGCATGCCCTGGTCGAGGGGCTGCTCAACGGTCGAGCCCAGGATGCGGGCTTCGCGCAGCGGACGGCCAAGGAGTTGGACCTGCCGATCGGCGGCCGCTATCTGGTGATCGTGGCCGAGGCCAGCGCCGACGGCGGTTTCGCGCTCAAGGGCCAGCAGCAGACCCTGGACGCGCTGCATCTGCGCTCGGTGTGGCAGGTTCGAGCCGACACGCTGGTCGGTCTGGTCGCCTTGGAGCGCCGCGACGAGGCGTTGGCGCTGGAGAAGCTCCGGCCGTTGGCCACCGGCCGGGTCGCCGCGTCGCCCGCCGTGGTCGGACTCGCGGAGCTGGGCACCGGGCATCAGCTGGCGCTGACCGCGCTGGGCACCGCGCCGCACGGCGAGTCGGGACTGATCTCGTTGGCCGAGCGGTTCCCGGAGGCCCTGCTGGTCCAGGCACCCGACCTGGCTCGCAGGCTGGTGGACTCCCAGCTCGGTCCGGTGTTGGAGTTGCCGGAGCGGGAGCGGGACATGCTGCTGGGCACGTTGGCGTGTTGGCTGGAGCAGGAGTGCTCGGCTGCGAACGCCGCAATTCGGCTGCACTGCCATCGCAACACGGTGTTGAACCGGTTGCAGCGGATCAGCACCCTGATCGGCCGGTCGTTGAACGGGCATCGCGCTCATCTCACCCTGTCGCTGGCCCTGTCGGCACTGGCGCTGTCCGGACCCGAGGAGTGA
- the pdhA gene encoding pyruvate dehydrogenase (acetyl-transferring) E1 component subunit alpha has product MADTTTRRGSTTRAGAKSRSARSRAKDAAQPEASEVEKSEAPAEPFAGESPEVLLDYLRQMTLIRRFEERAAQGYTQAKIGGYCHLNLGEEATVVGLMAALRSTDYLFTNYREHGYAIGKGIDPGRVMAELYGRTTGTSKGWGGSMHMFDVETRLLGGYGIVGGQLPLATGAALAIDYRGGDEVVMCQMGDGTTNIGAFHEALNIAALWNLPVVFVVINNYLGMGTTVEKSSAEPELYKRAAAYRMHGERVDGNDVVAVREAAGRLVERARETGAPALLEAVSHRLKGHSVVDPAKYRSDESVEQARSADPVVNLRAQLIEAGLLDEAGAEEIDRQAQAEADAAVAFADSSPHPDVETLFDYTYATPVAGEDRRLPADPLF; this is encoded by the coding sequence ATGGCAGACACGACCACCCGCAGGGGGTCGACGACGCGCGCAGGAGCCAAGAGCCGCAGCGCTCGGTCCCGCGCCAAGGACGCCGCCCAGCCGGAGGCGTCCGAGGTCGAGAAGTCGGAGGCACCCGCCGAGCCGTTCGCTGGTGAGTCCCCGGAGGTCCTGCTCGACTATCTGCGGCAGATGACGCTGATCCGCCGTTTCGAGGAGCGCGCCGCGCAGGGCTACACGCAGGCCAAGATCGGCGGCTACTGCCACCTGAACCTGGGTGAGGAGGCCACCGTCGTCGGCCTGATGGCGGCGCTGCGCTCCACCGACTACCTGTTCACCAACTACCGCGAACACGGCTACGCGATCGGCAAGGGCATCGACCCGGGCCGCGTGATGGCCGAGCTCTACGGGCGCACCACCGGTACGTCCAAGGGCTGGGGCGGCTCGATGCACATGTTCGACGTCGAGACGCGGCTGCTCGGCGGTTACGGCATCGTCGGCGGACAGCTCCCGCTGGCCACCGGTGCGGCCTTGGCGATCGACTACCGGGGTGGCGACGAGGTCGTCATGTGCCAGATGGGCGACGGCACCACCAACATCGGTGCCTTCCACGAGGCGTTGAACATCGCGGCACTGTGGAACCTGCCGGTCGTCTTCGTGGTGATCAACAACTACCTCGGCATGGGCACCACGGTGGAGAAGTCCTCCGCCGAGCCCGAGCTGTACAAGCGCGCGGCGGCCTACCGGATGCACGGCGAGCGGGTCGACGGCAACGACGTCGTCGCGGTGCGCGAGGCGGCGGGCAGGTTGGTGGAGCGGGCCAGGGAGACCGGGGCCCCGGCGCTGCTGGAGGCCGTCAGCCACCGGCTCAAGGGCCACTCGGTGGTGGACCCGGCGAAGTACCGCAGCGACGAGTCCGTCGAGCAGGCCCGGTCCGCCGACCCGGTGGTGAACCTGCGTGCGCAGTTGATCGAGGCGGGTCTGCTCGACGAGGCGGGCGCCGAGGAGATCGACCGGCAGGCCCAGGCCGAGGCCGACGCCGCGGTGGCCTTCGCGGACTCCAGCCCGCACCCCGACGTCGAGACGTTGTTCGACTACACCTACGCGACCCCGGTGGCAGGCGAGGACCGCAGGTTGCCCGCCGACCCGCTGTTCTGA
- a CDS encoding alpha-ketoacid dehydrogenase subunit beta: MAVITYRQALRDTLRAEMLRDEEVFLIGEEIGIFEGSYKITAGLLAEFGEKRVRDTPIAEEGFVGAAVGAAMLGLRPVVELMTINFSLIALDQIVNHAAKIYGMFGGQNSVPMVIRMPGGGGQQLGATHSQNIELYYAFVPGLKVVAPSTPADARALMLAAIRDDDPVLFLENLALYNTKGEVPDDVEPAEIGKAAVTRQGTDITIIGYSRMAVVATQVAEALAEEGISAEVVDLRSLRPLDRETIVESVRKTGCAVVAEDDWLTYGIGAEIAATISDGAFDFLDAPVRRVAAAEVPLPYAKPLERAALPSAESLTTAVRETLDAVGHRR; encoded by the coding sequence TTGGCCGTCATCACCTATCGTCAGGCGCTGCGGGACACGCTGCGCGCGGAGATGCTCCGCGATGAGGAGGTCTTCCTCATCGGTGAGGAGATCGGCATCTTCGAAGGTTCGTACAAGATCACGGCCGGTCTGCTGGCCGAGTTCGGTGAGAAGCGGGTGCGCGACACCCCGATCGCCGAGGAGGGCTTCGTCGGGGCGGCCGTCGGCGCCGCCATGCTGGGTCTGCGCCCGGTCGTCGAGCTCATGACCATCAACTTCTCGTTGATCGCTCTGGACCAGATCGTCAACCACGCCGCCAAGATCTACGGCATGTTCGGCGGTCAGAACAGCGTCCCGATGGTCATCCGCATGCCGGGTGGCGGCGGGCAGCAGCTCGGCGCGACCCACTCGCAGAACATCGAGCTGTACTACGCCTTCGTCCCCGGGCTCAAGGTCGTCGCGCCGAGCACCCCCGCCGACGCACGGGCCCTGATGCTCGCGGCGATCCGCGATGACGACCCGGTGTTGTTCCTGGAGAACCTCGCGCTCTACAACACCAAGGGCGAGGTCCCCGACGACGTCGAGCCCGCCGAGATCGGCAAGGCCGCGGTGACCCGCCAGGGCACCGACATCACGATCATCGGTTACTCGCGGATGGCCGTGGTCGCCACCCAGGTGGCGGAGGCGCTCGCCGAGGAGGGGATCTCCGCCGAGGTCGTCGACCTGCGCAGCCTGCGCCCGCTGGATCGGGAGACGATCGTCGAGTCGGTCCGCAAGACCGGTTGTGCCGTGGTGGCCGAGGACGACTGGCTGACCTACGGCATCGGCGCGGAGATCGCCGCGACCATCTCCGACGGAGCCTTCGACTTCCTGGACGCCCCCGTGCGCCGGGTCGCCGCTGCGGAGGTGCCGTTGCCCTATGCCAAGCCGTTGGAGCGGGCCGCCCTGCCCTCCGCCGAGTCCCTGACCACCGCAGTCCGCGAGACACTGGACGCGGTCGGCCACCGCCGCTGA